Proteins co-encoded in one Arachis hypogaea cultivar Tifrunner chromosome 13, arahy.Tifrunner.gnm2.J5K5, whole genome shotgun sequence genomic window:
- the LOC112733700 gene encoding uncharacterized protein At4g22758: MTKKSAFEKMLMQKRSYDDDEDQQKKRNNSNNKRLLVSINILGSAGPIRFVVNEKDTVCVIIETALKSYAREGRLPLLGFDPTNFLLYSANACFDALNPLEAIGSYGVRNFVMCKKQVCLSKTQPHSELISQQKRNGGSGWKAWFNKSFGLKISSH; this comes from the exons ATGACGAAGAAGAGTGCTTTTGAGAAGATGCTGATGCAAAAGAGGAGCTATGACGATGACGAGGATCAGCAGAAGAAGAGGAACAACAGCAACAATAAGAGGTTGTTGGTGAGTATCAACATACTTGGGAGTGCAGGGCCAATAAGGTTTGTGGTGAATGAAAAGGACACTGTTTGTGTGATCATTGAAACTGCTCTCAAGTCCTATGCTCGTGAAGGCAGGCTTCCCCTTCTTGGTTTTGATCCCACCAACTTCCTCCTTTACTCTGCAAATGCATGCTTTGATG CTTTGAATCCTTTGGAAGCCATAGGATCTTATGGGGTGAGAAATTTTGTGATGTGCAAGAAGCAAGTTTGCTTATCAAAGACACAACCACATTCAGAGCTGATATCTCAGCAGAAACGCAATGGTGGTAGTGGCTGGAAGGCATGGTTCAACAAATCATTTGGATTGAAAATCTCATCCCATTGA